The DNA sequence CGGCATCTTCACCGGTCATGTTCATCGCCGTCACCGTGATGCAGGACTCGTTGCCTGGAATCATCGGGTGGCTGAAGACGATACCATCTTCATCACCACCTCCTACACAATCCCCGAAGGTTACCAGACCGGGATCAGCATCATCACCGCCTTCCATCATACCCGCCATGGGTTCAGGAATACCGTCTAGTTCTACATCTACACAAGCTCCTAATTTCAGGTTCTCACTAACAATGTGACGGGGAGCATCATCTCCTGTTGTCGTATATGTATCCGGCAAATCACCGTAATCGAAACCGATGATTTGTATCATGTAATCTTCTACCTCTCCAGAGTTCGCTAAGCCAGTAGAAGACATTACTTCGTCCATATCATTGGCAAGACGAATACGCAGACCTACATCCTGGCCAACTACCGCATCTGCAGGAATTGGGCCAACATTTACAGTCACTTCCGTATCACCATCAGCTACTGTAGCCGTAAATTTCTCCGTGTTTGGATCAAGGAAACCATCCTTGTTGAAATCTACATAAACAGCAATGGTAGCGTCTTCGCCCGTCATATTCATGACTGGAATATTGAGGCTTGTCGTTTGCGTCAGGATAAAGAGTGGGAGGTTATCCAAGTCCAGTCCGTCTTCGTCGTCTACATCCATTGTTCCCGGAGCAGCATTGTTATCATCACCATCAGTGGCACCTGCGTCAGCACTGGGCTGACCATCTACTTCATCATCTACGGCAGCACCGATTTTCAAGGTCACCATATCCTCTTCATTCGTGAGGATTTTGTGTGCAGGGCCGCCATCAGCAGCAGTTGTCTGGTAATCAGCAGGCGTGAGCGGTGCATTAGCATCGCCATTGGTACCCGTAACGACGTCATTCAAGTCACCGTAGTCGAAGCCCATTACAGGAATCTCGTAATCTTCTACTTCACCATCAGGTGCTGGGCCATAAGGACTCATCACTGCATCCTGATCCGTACTAATACGAATACGAATACCAATGTCGTCGTTCAAGGTAGCAGTCAATGGTGGCGTAACTCCTGTGAGCACAGCTTCCGTCTCATTGGGCATTACGATTGTCGAGTACATTTCGTCCACCTCAAACTCACCATTATTGTTCCAATCAATAAAGAATACCAATTTGGCATCCTCATTGGTCATATTCATCACAGGAATCGTAATATCTACACTCTGGTTGGTCATAAACATGATGCTAGTCGGATCGAACCCATCTTCATCATCTTCGTCCGTAACATCACCTGTAGCATTACTACTTTGCTGACCGTCAGCTTCATCATCTAGTAGTAATCCGATCTTTAGTAAGACCATATCCTCTTCATTCGTGATGATCTTGTGGCTTGGACCACCATTCGCATTTTGTGTTTGGTAGTCTTGCTCGGAAGTACCGTCAGTACCGTCAATCAAATCACCGTAGTCAAAGCCCATCACCATGATCAGGTAGTCTTCAACTTCTCCATCAGGAGCAGGGCCAGTGGGGCTCATGCTCGCATCCATATCGGAGCTTAGACGAATACGGAAACCAAGTTCATCGTTAAGCGTCGTGGTAAACGGAGGAACAATATCGGCTATAGTCACACTTGTGGCTTGATCTGGTACATCGACAAAATACATCTCGCCTATGTCGGTGAAGTCCCCGTTGTTGTTCCAGTCGATGAAGACCGTCAACTTCGCAGGGGCACCCGTCATGTTCATGACCGGAATGTCCAGATCAACAGACTGGCCAGTTACGAACATTACGCTCGTAGGGTCGAAACCGTCTTCGTCATCACCATCGCCGTCAGCATCAGTGCTTTGAGCGCCGTCTAATTCATCGTCAACGGTAGCGCCAATTTTCAGCGTAACCATGTCGTCTTCATTCGTGATGATTTTGTGGACAGGGCCACCATCAGCAATGGTAGTCTCGTAGTCCTCCTCTGTTGTCCCCGTGCCTAAATCTGCAAGGTCACCATAATCAAAGGCCATCACTACAATCTCGTAGTCTTCTACTTCACCGTCAGGGGCAGGGCCACCAGGACTCATCGCCATATCCGTTGTCAGACGGAAACGCATTCCGATTTCGTCGTTGATCGCAGCGTCGGCTGGGGGCGTAATGCCCGCCAAAATCGCAGAGGTTGATTGATCGGCTACCGTTGTGAAGTACATCTCGTCCGTACCATCAAAGGCACCGTCGTTGTTCCAGTCGATGTAGACCGTCAACTTCGCATCAACACCCGTCATGTTCATGACTGGGATTGTAAGATCTTGGGATTGACCACGCACGAACATTACACTCGTAGGATCGAAACCGTCTTCATCTGCGCCGTCGCCGTCGGCATCAGCACTTGGTGTACCGTCGAGTTCGTCATCTACCGACGCGCCAATCTTCAAGGTCACCATATCATTCTCATCCGTAACAATCTTGTGTACTGGGCCGCCGTTGGCAGAAGATGTTTCGTAATCTTCTTCACCGGTACCAGCAGCACCATCTACAAGGTCACCATAGTCAAAGGCCATCACTACAATCTCGTAGTCTTCTACTTCACCGTCAGGGGCAGGACCCGTAGGGCTCATTGCCATGTCAGTCGTCAAACGGAAACGCATCCCGAGTTCGTCGTTGATCGCAGCGTCGGCTGGGGGCGTGATGCCCGCCAAAATCGCAGAGGTTGATTGATCGGCTACCGTTGTGAAGTACATCTCATCCGTACCATCAAAGGCACCGTCGTTGTTCCAGTCGATGTAGACCGTCAACTTCGCATCAACACCCGTCATGTTCATGACTGGGATTGTAAGATCTTGGGATTGACCACGCACGAACATTACACTCGTAGGATCGAAACCGTCTTCATCTGCGCCGTCGCCGTCGGCATCAGCACTTGGTGTACCGTCGAGTTCGTCATCTACCGACGCGCCAATCTTCAAGGTCACCATATCATTCTCATCCGTAACAATCTTGTGTACTGGGCCGCCGTTGGCAGAAGATGTTTCGTAATCTTCTTCACCGGTACCAGCAGCACCATCTACAAGGTCACCATAGTCAAAGGCCATCACTACAATCTCGTAGTCTTCTACTTCACCGTCAGGGGCAGGACCCGTAGGGCTCATTGCCATGTCAGTCGTCAAACGGAAACGCATCCCGAGTTCGTCGTTGATCGCAGCGTCGGCTGGGGGCGTGATGCCCGCCAAAATCGCAGAGGTTGATTGATCGGCTACCGTTGTGAAGTACATCTCATCCGTACCATCAAAGGCACCGTCGTTGTTCCAGTCGATGTAGACCGTCAACTTCGCATCAACACCCGTCATGTTCATGACTGGGATTGTAAGATCTTGGGATTGACCACGAACGAACATTGTGCTCGTAGGATCAAAGCCGTCTTCATCTGCGCCGTCGCCGTCGGCATCAGCACTTGGTGTACCGTCGAGTTCGTCATCTACCGACGCGCCAATCTTCAAGGTCACCATATCATTCTCATCCGTAACAATCTTGTGTACTGGGCCGCCGTTGGCAGAAGATGTTTCATAATCTTCTTCACCGGTACCAGCAGCACCATCAACAAGGTCACCATAGTCAAAGGCCATCACTACAATCTCGTAGTCTTCTACCTCACCGTCAGGGGCAGGGCCACCTGGACTCATCGCCATATCCGTTGTCAGACGGAAACGCATTCCGATTTCGTCGTTGATCGCAGCGTCGGCTGGGGGCGTAATGCCCGCCAAAATCGCAGAGGTTGATTGATCGGCTACCGTTGTGAAGTACATCTCGTCCGTACCATCAAAGGCACCGTCGTTGTTCCAGTCGATGTAGACCGTCAACTTCGCATCAACACCCGTCATGTTCATGACTGGGATTGTAAGATCTTGGGATTGACCACGCACGAACATTGTGCTCGTAGGATCGAAACCGTCTTCATCTGCGCCATCGCCGTCGGCATCAGCACTTGGTGTACCGTCGAGTTCGTCATCTACCGACGCGCCAATCTTCAAGGTCACCATATCATTCTCATCCGTAACAATCTTGTGTACTGGGCCACCGTTGGCAGAAGATGTTTCATAATCTTCTTCACCGGTACCAGCAGCACCATCAACAAGGTCACCGTAATCAAAGGCCATCACCATGATCAGGTAGTCTTCTACCTCACCATCAGAAGCGTTCCCGCCAGCCGACATAACCGCAGTTTGGTCCGTACTGAAACGGAAACGAACCGCCAGATTGGTATTGATCACAGCTCCTGCTGGGGGCGTAACTCCGCTCAGCGTTGCGCTTGTCGCAGCGTCAGCCACCATGACATCATACATCTCATTGGTACCGGTGAAATCTCCATTATTGTCCCAATCGATAAACATAACCAACTTGGCCATCTGCCCTGTCATGTTCATTAATGGAATCGTAATATCCTGTGTCTGTGTACGTACGAACATGTAGTCACCGGGGATAAAGCTATCTTCGTCGGCTCCATCTCCATCAGCCAGAGTACTTGGAGCACCATCTGCTTCGGTGTCCACAGTAGCCCCTAACTTAATCAGAGGGGTGGCAGGAACACAGTGACTCGCAGCAGTAGCAAGACCAGCTGTGGGGTAAGGAGCAGCTAAGTCGCCGAAGTCTAGACCGAATACTTCAACTTCAGTTGTTGCAATGGCAATACAACCGTTAATATCCGTATAAGTGTAAGTTATCTCGTAAGTACCTGGACCAGCATCGCTCACATCCAGGCTCGCTGTACCATCACCATTGTCGGTGAAGCCGGCACCGGCGGTAGTTGTAAAAACACCATTCGCATCTGTGGGCACTCCAGTGAAGACCATGTCACTACCAGTGATACATTCATCAGCTGGATCGTTCAGACTGACAATAGGTAATGCATTAACCGTAACGCTGACCGTCTGGCTAGCATCACAGCCATTAACATTCGTATAGGTATAGGTTACATCGTAGGTACCAGCACCCGCTACGCTTACATCCAGGCTCGCTGTGCCATCACCGTTGTCGGTGAAGCCGGCTCCTGCGGTGGTCGTGAACACACCGTTCGCATCCGTGGGCATACCGGTGAAGCTCATGTCTGCGCCGTCGATACATACATCGGCGGGGTCGTTCAAGCTTACGATGGGCTCGGGGTTAACCGTAACGCTGACCGTCTGGCTAGCATCACAGCCATTAACATCCGTATAGGTATAAGTTACATCGTAGGTACCAGCACCCGCTACGCTTACATCCAGGATCGCTGTGCCATCACCGTTGTCGGTGAAGCCGGCACCGGCGGTGGACGTGAACACACCGTTGGCATCCGTAGGCATACCTGTGAAGGTCATGTCTGCGCCGTCGATACATACATCGGCGGGGTCGTTCAAGCTTACGATGGGCTCAGGGTTAACCGTGACGCTTACCGTTTGGCTTGCATCACAACCATTGCCATCTGTGTAGGTATACGTTACATCGTACGTGCCTGCGCCAGCTACGCTAACATCAAGGCTCGCGGTACCGTCTCCGTTGTCGGTGAAGCCCGCTCCTGCGGTCGTCGTGAAGACACCGTTGGCGTCCGTGGGCATGCCGGTGAAGGACATGTCCGCGCCGTCGATACATACATCGGCGGGGTCGTTCAGACTTACGATTGGTTCGGGGTTAACCGTGACGCTTACCGTTTGGCTCGCATCACAACCGTTGCCATCCGTGTAGGTATACGTTACATCGTATGTGCCTGCGCCAGCTACGCTAACATCAAGGCTCGCGGTACCGTCTCCGTTGTCGGTGAAGCCCGCTCCTGCGGTCGTCGTGAAGACACCGTTGGCGTCCGTGGGCATGCCGATGAAGGACATGTCCGCGCCGTCGATACATACATCGGCGGGGTCGTTCAGACTTACGATTGGTTCGGGGTTAACCGTGACGCTTACCGTTTGGCTCGCATCACAGCCGTTGCCATCCGTGTAGGTATACGTTACATCGTATGTGCCTGCGCCAGCTACGCTAACATCAAGGCTCGCGGTACCGTCTCCGTTGTCGGTGAAGCCCGCTCCTGCGGTCGTCGTGAAGACACCATTGGCATCCGTGGGCATGCCGGTGAAGGACATGTCCGCGCCGTCAATACATACATCAGCAGGGTCGTTTAAGCTGACGATTGGTTCGGGGTTAACCGTGACGCTTACTGTTTGGCCAGCATCACAACCGTTGCCATCCGTGTAGGTATACGTTACATCGTACGTGCCTGCGCCAGCTACGCTAACATCAAGGCTCGCAGTACCGTCTCCGTTGTCGGTGAAGCCCGCTCCTGCGGTCGTCGTGAAGACACCGTTGGCGTCCGTGGGCATGCCCGTGAAGGACATGTCCGCGCCGTCGATACATACATCAGCGGGATCGTTTAGACTTACAATTGGCAAAGTAAGAGCAGGGGTAGTTACCTGATAATCGGTATAACAACCATTATCCAAATTAAACACCCGTACTACATAGTTTGTATTATGAGCTAAACCGCTAAACATTGTAGTACCTCCAGATATCGTCATGTTCATGACATCACCATAAGCTGGGCCACCAGCTAAATCATAATCTACTCCAGCTATAATACCTGCTTCATCACCGTCCATGACCATTGTCACATCAATAGTGGCATTGTTAGTAACCGCTCCGCCGACACACATACCCGCTGCAGGAGTAACCGTGGCCGTCGGATTGATACAAATCAGCACACAACTTCCTGGATCAGTCACTATCAAATCTGTCATACAACCATTACCGTCAGTGATCGTTACGGTCACATCACCAGCGCCAGCTGAGTTATCATTCAGCGTGAAGATTGTCGCAACATCATAAGTACCCATAGCAGGGCTAATATTAGTAGCTCCACCTCCGCTGACACTTACGGTATAAGTACCGCTAACACCGGTGCCTGAAGGGGTAAGACTAAAGCTGATCGCATCATTACCTGTACAAGTAACGCTAGCTAGGCCAGTGGCATCTATAGTACATACAGATGCACCACAGAAGCTACTCAAGTCTCCCGTGAAGGGATAATTGTGAATCTCTGTTCCTGAACCAGAATGGGTAAGATTTCCACCAATATAAGCCCTACCATTCAGATTTTGCACTATATCAAGATTACCATTAGGTACAAGTACTAAACCATTGAGGTTAGCCTGCGCAGAGACACTCGTGGCCTCATAAAAGTTATAGATGACGTTGTAGACGAGGGCATCGGGGTCCGATCCTGTCATAGCAAATGCAGGGTCATCCACCCTGCCAGCTATCGCGTTAAGTCGAGACGTGACTGTCATTCCCGAAATATTAAGAATGATGGTAGCACCAGGAGCAATATCTGAGAAAAGTAAATTATCCTGAAAACCTGGATCCAGATCAGCTCCGCTGATATTTATTATTTCAATTGCCGCATTGGTTCCTTCCACCGTACGAGTTCCTGTATTAAAAACTCCTGTAGAGGTAGCCATCTGCATTGCCATACTGATCTGATCTGCTTCGCTTAATAACGCAGTATGATCTACAATGCTGGAGCCATTGTTGGCAGACGCTGTGCCATTACCAATATTCAAAGTACTAGCTCCTCCTGAATAGGCGACGTATCCGACACCGCCACCGTTATTAGTTCCCATATTCAGGGTTCCCGTGCCAGACATGGATCCTTCAACAGCCACGGCGTTTCCTACATCACTGATGACGTAAGTACCTCCGCCAGATTCTCCAATACCATAACCTTTATTTATGATTAAGTTACCTCCTACAGCCAAGCGCCCCTCTATTTCTGCTCCGCCAGTGGACGGAACGATAAAGTCACCACCAACAACGACCTGGTAGGAAGCATCCAAACCCCTAAAAGAAGGAGGTGGTGCACCACAAGTTAAGCTAAAAGGTGCCCCAGACTGCTCTCCAGCTGTTATTGGAGAGGGGTATTCCCCAGCCGTGCCACAATACGGGTTAGTAGGATTTGAGAAAGGAGTGGTAGGATCTGGGGCAGTCCCATCAACATCAAGGTTATTGAAAATATTGACACAACTTTGTGCAGCAGCTCCACAAGGCATCGCCGCATCCGTACAATCCACCGTGTACATACTCGGATCGTTACCTAAGTTGCTATCAAAATCATTGCCAGCTGTATTCTCATCACAAATCGTCAAATTTGTTCCAACGTAAGAACCGGATAGCGTAATGGTAGAGCCCCTATTTGTTACAAATATTCCGCCATTCATCCCTGCAACTGGGAGAAAGAAGACCGCATTACTGTTTATTGATACATTCTGAAAGTCAGTATTATTATCGACATCACAGGCTGCAGGGCATTTTGCTTGAAGGTTTAGTGTACTGAATAGTACAAAAATGAGGCCAAGTGGGTAACTCAGGTAATTATTATTCATTTGTTTAGTATTTGCTCCATTTTATTTCCAAAGGAAACTGCTTCCTAATGATTAAATACAGGCGTATTGTGCAAAAGCACCTAAAATTGTGCCAAAAAACGTTCCTCATCATCTAATGATGACAATAGAAAGTCTTTACCAATTTAATTTTCTTAGAAAAAAATTACACAAATCAAGCTGAAGAATACAGCTGCCTAGATTAGATATATATTTTCTTCAGGTAATCACGGCATATTGTATCAAAAATGCTGACACCTTACTACAACAGACTACAAAAACATTTATAGAAACTTACATTATCATTCCACACGAGCACAAACTAGTGCCATTCAACTATAAAACATTTTCTGGTACAAAGATCATATTTTTTCAAAAATAAGCAAAAATATCCCTCATTTTTGTGTAAAAATAACACTTGTTCTTTAGAGGTCAAAAGCAGTACGCTCAAAGTGGCTTCACATGGTATTTTTACGACTAAAAGCTATAAAGCAGGAACGCTTAATGCAAATAGCTTCATTGCTCCTACAACATACCATAAGTATCATAACCACCTACGCTTATCCCCTGCTGCTCGGCATTGCAGGATACATAATGCCCAAATCCATAGTTGGGTAAATTCTTTTCTCCAAAAAACTGGCCCTGCCAAATACAAAGACTATCTGAATTATTGAAAACCCCTTTGTCAAACAAGCAATAACTCACATACCGTCTTTTGCTTATCATCTCCTTCCTCTTTAACCTGACGAAGATACTCCCTCTTGTTTCCCCTTCCCGCAAATCACTAATCCTCAACCACCAGGTCCCATTAGGGTTCTGGCCACTATTAAGAAAACCCATCCGCCCATCTGGTATATATTCTCCGTTTACGAAAGGAGGAGTAGCCTGATGTATATAACCGGAGAAGCTATTCCTACGAAAACATGCATCATAATAGTCTCTTGCTGTTGCACCACCATTGCGGTTGGTCAGCCATATGCTACTCCCATCAGGGCTTTGCAATTCCACCTTAAGATCCGACACTCTAAGGTGAATAATCGTAATACAAATTTTCCCCAACCCCAACTTTTCACCTAAGTGATCTGGCAATCCAGTCACCTGAATAGGGAAAGAATCATACACACTAAAAAAGGCGTCACCAGGTTTCCCCGATGACGCCACGTCTAATTTACCTTTTAATTTTAGTTTACATCTTCACCATCCGTCGGCTGATCTGCCGCCCATCAAAGGTGAGGGTGTAGAACAGCACGCCAGCTGGCAGCCCCTCGCCACGAATGAGCTGTTGTTGTTTGCCAGCATTGGCGCGTTGCTGGTATTGTTGTACAACCTTGCCGGTGGCATCGGTTATTTCTAGCAGATAGTTCCCCGCTTGCGGCAGGTAGAAGCTAATCTGGGTGGTTTCCTGGAAAGGATCAGGGTAGTTTTTCAACAACACTGCTTCCTGGCCGTAATCACTGAATTGCAATTGCAGTTGGTACGCTTCCAAAGCATGGTCATAAGCGAAGGACGGTACCCGACCGCTGACCGCCAAAGCGGTAGCTAGCTTGGTGCTCGCTTTAGCTTCTACCACCAGGGTAAAGAGCGGCTCACTAGCCGTAGCTTTGGTGTTATTCGCTACCCAGATGCCTTTCAGTAAGCCACGCTGCAATGAGGTCGTGTTCATCTGTTCGGCCTTCATTTGCCCTTCTTCCACTTCTAATACTTCTAGGAAATCAGTATTCAGGGCCAGTTCTACTTCCAATCCACTGAGTCGCTCCAAATCCTTGGCACGAATAGGGATACGGTAAATATCTCCGGTGCGTAAATCATAATCAGGAGCTTCTAGCAACCAATTGGTATGGGTACGCTCTTCGGCTTGTGCCATCACGCCATCACTACTAGCAGAACCGTTCAGGTCACCGATTTTGATGCCGATAAAGTCCTGACCAAATTGGCACACCAGCAGGTTGAAATAACGGTACGAATCTGGAATCTCGGCCGCGATGTCCGTCAGAGGGAATTCTGAAGGCACAAAGCGCCAGCTCGTATTCGCCGGGAAGGTTTCAATTCTATCCAGCAGCAACTGCTGCATCCACAACAGGTCAAGCGTGGTTACCTCGCCATCGTTGGTGATATCGGCAGCTAGTAATACATAAGGATCGGTAATGATTTGCTGCAACAACAGATGACGCTGAAGAATAATCAGGTCAAGGGTGGTTACGCCATTACGGGTATCGTCATTTTTGTAAGGTTTGACTTCGTAGTTGGTCGAGAAGGCCAGCTGTGGGAACTCAAACTTACCGTCATTGATGGTAAAGGAGTTTTCATCAAATACATCGTCGATCAATAGCTGTACCTCTACCCCACTCATGGGTTGGTTGGTGCGGGTGCGGATGACACCTTCTATTTCCAGCTCGCTCTGTGCACAAGTGCTACACACCTCGTTGGGGTCTTGGACCGATACGACAATGGTACAATGTTGATAGTTGGGGCCTCCCATACTACCATCCGGCTGCATCGCGTAAGGGTTGTAAGCATTGTCACGCACCACAATTTCACGTGCGGCCTGGTAACGATCTTCACAAGTGAGGACCATATTGGTGTTGCTAAAATCAACCGCAGCACCCGGTAAGTTCACCGAGTAGGCATAATCTCCAGAGCAATCCAAGCCTGCCATTTCTGCCAACAATGTAGCAGACAAGACGACGGCGGCTTCGTCTAGGATACCATCTCCGTTGAGGTCCGTTGCTGGAATTACGGGAGCTAGCTGCACCTCCAATGCCGTAGCACAAACAGGCGTAGCGATGAAACAATCTGCTACCGTAAAGACGATGCGCTCGCTTGCCAGATTGCTACAAGCATCTGTTGCCTCAAAGACAAAAGCGTGTTCTCCGATGGGGAAGCTGCCTTCTATCACAAAGCTGTTGTTCGTTCTATTCAGCACGCCGGTATCCGTCAGCTCCAGGTCGTTGGTACCATCATTGTCCTGATCAAGGAAGAGTTGTACCTCGGTGCGTTCAGGGAAACAGGCATCCACCAGTTCCACTGCCACACTCACCAATGCCTCGCAAGATTCATCTGTGGTACAGAACGCTGCCGGAGGTGTGAAGGTCACTACCGGTGCGGTTTCGTCTTGAATGCTAATGACTTGGGTGTATTCCCAGGCACCTACATTGGGCAGATCGCGCCAGTAACCGGCAGGATTGGTCGCACAGTTTTGTCCAGCAGGAGGGAATTGGTTGAAGGCTTCAGCATCGGCATCGGCAAAAGCATTGCCATTGTTGACCACCAGCCATACGTCTTCTGTGCCTTCCGCAACAGCGCAATTTTCATTACGGCTCAGTACGGTAGGAGCACTTACACCATCGTATTCACAATCGTTGACGATCAGGTAGGTTCTTTGCAGACGTAGGCACGCTTCTCCTTGCGGATCCAGTTCTACATCTGTATACGTAACCGTGAAGTTGCCACAACCACCATTGATGAATTCGAGGTTGTCCAAACCAGCTATACAATCCGTTGTTTCGTCTTTCGGGAAACGAATACGGTAGGTATTG is a window from the Lewinella sp. LCG006 genome containing:
- a CDS encoding proprotein convertase P-domain-containing protein, producing MASSGKPGDAFFSVYDSFPIQVTGLPDHLGEKLGLGKICITIIHLRVSDLKVELQSPDGSSIWLTNRNGGATARDYYDACFRRNSFSGYIHQATPPFVNGEYIPDGRMGFLNSGQNPNGTWWLRISDLREGETRGSIFVRLKRKEMISKRRYVSYCLFDKGVFNNSDSLCIWQGQFFGEKNLPNYGFGHYVSCNAEQQGISVGGYDTYGML